The Xylocopa sonorina isolate GNS202 chromosome 17, iyXylSono1_principal, whole genome shotgun sequence DNA segment TTGAGATTGAATAGGGGGGTTTAAATGGGGAGCCCATTGCGCCCTCTCCAACATTACTTTATTCACATAATCGTAAAACACTTTGGCTTTATGAATCCAGCATAGAAGAGACATAATTGCTATCACTGTCGCGTGTAAATGATAAGATATTTcaggttgttgttgttgttgttgttgttgttgtttgcCTTGCTTCAAAGTTATATCCTGTAGGTTCATTAAAAAACAAACCAGAGCTGCCGCCGTGAATCCACAGGGAACTTCCACGGCTATCAGGCAAATTGTACAATAAGCTGCTTCGAGATTCATACGTGACGAGGAATGATTTATGATACTTTTCAACAGGCTGTCGTGCAAAATCTCTCTGTGTAATTTACAAAACAATTTATCCTCTTTAAAACAGGGGCCTACTTTCAGGCCAAATTGAGTGTCTTGAAAAAATATTTTCGGAGTATCAAAGTTCATCTTATTATCCtttctatccagcaagtattgtATAACTCTGTTACCCAATAAACTGATTATCTTACTTGACGATGCTATCATTTCCATTAACAATGGAAATACCTTCGGTGTTAAAGTTTTCTCGTACAATGTTACCTTGTGCATGAAAGCTGCGTACTCGAGCGTACTACCAAATTCTAGAATAGTTCCATCTGTCGTTCCTTGTTCGATAGCCCACGAACACATGTACTGGATAATCAGGAGTAGATGATCGTTATGTACGTGTTTCACTAAGTTAATAATGCAGACTTCCAAACCTTTTTTGAGCATCGCGTATGGTACAAAATCAGCAATTGCTTGCGTACTAGTTATAGAGATGTAaaaaagatttaaaattctCTCAATAACTAACACTGTATCGTAAGTATCTGGCCAATCGTAAACATCTAACaatttatataatattcttacTATTCCTCTTGCGTCATTTACGTCTATATGCGGCTCTTCTATCTTGTCCCATATAGTATGGATAATTAACGATCCGCTGACACCGTGTTCCAGTAGAATATACATGATCTCGAAACAAAACGTTTGAAACTTCCAAAGCTTAACTTCATAAATAATGTCAAGTACAGCTTTCAGAATTTCTTTAGATTTTTCGGGGATATACATTTCTAGTAAGCAACTGTAACACTCTTTCGCGAGTCGTAGTTTCCTACGTCGTTTCCATTCGCACATGTTATCGGCTTGAGATAAAGCTTCATTGTAATAAAAAAGTAATTTAAGAGTACATCCAATGATAGCATCTGGTTTATAAACTATCACTTGTTCCGGTGCAGCGTTTTTCGTTacattaattatatttttaagcATTTTGTCTTGCTCTCGTTGTAAGCGTAGACTTAGAGGACACATTTCTTGTATATGATCCATTTTAGCTTGCAATTCTTTATCGGTAATCATTGTTAACTAAAAAACATAAACGCAATTTTGATTAGAAATATATACTATAGAAATGCGACTGAATTTGCAGCTTTTTAAATCGACTGTTCTTTCTTGACAAATTTTAGCGCACAACTTTACTATCCTATACTGAGAACTGAAACGAGTGTAAtatgttaaaaaataatttttcaatCATTCGTCCCACTTTTTACAATATTATATGTTTCACATTAATATCAAATATTGAAATTCGATTATTACTCGaagaaataaatattttgttctttgttacatttacattttgtAATATACATAAATCTTTTGATTTCGATGAGAGAGGGAaataaactataaaataatattattacTGGAGAATAAAAAAATGTCCCTTTAGAACCATAAATCGCCGCCAACATCCTCCTCCGGTTGCGATAATTGTTGTGGCGTTTTTTGTTTCTGTTTTGCGTTATTTTCCGCGTCATCATCACTCTCAGAGACAGCTAAATCGTCCTGTATCTTATTCTCATTTTTCTCATCCCTCGCTGGTAAGCCAGCTAACAAAAAGTCTGAAGGGTCATAATTTGGATCAACGTCCATACTTTCATCTGCAACGTAAAAAGATATaagctcgctctctctctctctctctctctctttgaacGGATGCATGCGGCGTTTTGCTCCACGATCACCGACCTTGTTGAAGCAATTGTTGTTCCGCCATATAAAAACCGACATTGCCCAGCTGAACCATTGCCTCTGCCGCTTGTTGGCTATCGTCATCCGCCAATACTACTGTACCTTCTGTACCTTCTCTAACTTCGTTCAGCTCAAGCGTGTCCACCTCAGCGTTTTCAGACTGTTCGTCCGTACCAAATGGGACCTCATCGAATTCATCTTCACTGGAGAATTGTAGATCTAAAACGGAATATTTTACAATTGTATtctttttattaaaataaaacAATGTAAAATTTTCATTACCTTCCTCGAGAACATCCTTCTTCTTTGAATTCGCGCTTCTACTACCATCGCCTTCTAAATCTCCTTCGACGTCTACAAAATCAAAATCGTCCATATGCGATTTGCCGAATGGATTTTCTGGCGAACTCGTTTGACTCtacaaaatataattaaaaaatataataaaatttagAAACCTTACAAATAAGAGCGATACCAATCTTAATGAACTAGTAACCCCTCTAAATTCTGGTTCCACGATAGTATAATTTTCTTCATCTGGTCCCAGCCATGAAGGATCGATGTCTACCTGTTCCATCGCTCGTTTTTGTACCAAAAATATGCTATTCTCTAACTGTGTTAGATGTTCATCGTACTGAAATGCATCATCGTTCGATTATACACGTGTCATGTGCAGGGTGATCCGCTACTAGTGTGACAAAACAAACTAACAAATATTCAATATTACCTCGTCTAATGTCTCTTTGCAAACTTTAACCAGCAATTCTGCTTGTTGCGTAAACGGAGATTCCTTTCCATTGTATAATGTGCAATTTTCTAAAATTTGTTCGATATCTCTAACGAATTCGTGACGATTATGATACTTTTGTGCTAAAAATAATAGATATTAACAATTGAAAATGTTTGTTTTTTCATCATTAATATAAGCGTTAATACAAGTTCAAGTTACCAGATACTTTTTTAGATATAGTTTCTAAATCCATCGGTCTTTTAATAACATTATAATAatcttttattaattttttattgACCGGTTTCAAAAACGGCCAAGCTTCTGTCATtgacttcaatttattgtttacCACATTATCTAAAATGTAAGTAAGAGCAACTTGATCGTCATCGTCCAATAAAGGGTTAATCGCTTTTTCTAGTCTCATTAGACGATCCTCCTTTTCTCCAAGTCTCTCTACACAAGTTTCCAGCATACGTTTAGCCGCAACTGTTAACGAACTTTTCGGCCCATTATACAATGTTGAATTTTCTACGATTTGATTAACGTCAGCCAAAAATTCCCCTCGACTTTGATATTTTTTCAATCTCAGGTTTTCACGTATAGTTTGCAAATCCATAGGTCTCTGTATAATTTTATGATAATCGGGGACTGCCTGGTGAAGAGATAGTGAATTGGATAAATAATTTTTCGATGattaaaacaaagatatagatATAAACATCCGATGAAAATAAGAACACACTTTAGCGTTAACAGGGAATAAAAAAGGCTGAACGTCGGGTAGATCGCGCATTTCGTTAAGTATACTTTCGAGTATCGTAGACATAACAACAACTGGATCGGTCCTTCGTCTGTTCGCGGGCCTCTGTTGTCGTTTAAGATAATCACAGTGATCATCGCCAGTAGCTCGTCGCCGTTTTTTGGAGCTTACTGCCTCCTTAGGCACTTTTAAGAGTAACGTGCGCCTCTTCATCTCCTCGGCGTGCTACGAGAATAAATTGAACGAATTAAGAAATTGATCGGgggaaaaaattgaaaaaaaaaagaaccttATTACCTTAATCAATTTTGAGGATAACTTCACTTTCGTCCCATCCACATTAACAAGATCTTGGTCATCCGTATTAAGCTGTTTCTCGATCTCTTCTTCTTGTTCCTCGGTCATTGCAACGTTCACCGACGCTGTGGTTATACTATTTTGATACAAAGGACAAGCTTTATTCGTACGCATGTGGCCTACGTTACCGCAAGCACCGCATTTCAGTTTAAGATCTGGTTTAAGTTTAGGTTTCTTACGTTTCGAGGGGGAAACTTCGGGTTTAAGATGTTTAGAAGCAGGGGAGATAGACTGATAGGAATTACAAAATGGAAGGATACTATTCGAGGTGGTTGCGGTTGGGGTATTGGTGCTACTACGGTCAAATATGTTACTCGACGACGCGTTGTTCCCAGACATCGGACCGCCGAGCATACGTTCCCTTTCTTGATTACGTTTAATCCTCCGTAATTGTTCTTGAATTCTCCTCTTCTCCCGTTTCATCTCCTCTTTCTGCGCCTCGTCCAATGTTGCGAATTGTTTGATAAATGTTTCGTCCTTGGAATTTCGAATCTTTATATAAGTGTCTATCACCGCCGGTTTCCTCACTAATTCAACCCTTGTATACTCTTTGCCTTCCGGATTTCTGAATGTCCGATAAATCTTGAGGACTCGACCTTGCTGCGAGTTAAAATTATTCAcaggactatcctcctcgtcatctttctttttctcctttgttTTCTTATCTTGTTCTTGGACCTCGCCCATCAACATTTTCCGTAGCTCATGCCGTTGTTGTTCCTCTCGTTCAAGAGACAATTGGGTACTCGTTTTCTTATTAGAAAGCATGTTTTCTATATTTTTACCCATCTCTTCTATATCCGAACTGTCTTCTTCGGAACTCTCGCCTTCGTCTGTACTTAGAACTTCGTTCGAGGATAGAACACGGTTTTGTAGATCGAAAATTCTTTGACATTCTTCTTTGTAACGTTCCTGGTGTTCGGCGATGGAAAATCGATTTCCCCGCGAAAACTTGGTCATGCCCTCCTCTCCAGCTTTAGCTTTCTCAGTTGATAACGTTCTAACCACATCGATTACCTCCCACCGCGATAATTTTTTAATCTCTTCTTCGGGCACGCCAAACTTTCGAAGTAACGCTTTCGCATTATTCAATGACAATCTCCTCAGATCGGCGTCGGTTCCAGTTACAGTTCTCTTTGGCTGAGCTTCTTGTTCTTCCTAATCGACATCATAAATAGCACAGCTCATGATAAAAGTAAACGATTCCATACACTCGGCTCGAGTATAACGATTTACAGTGTTACATACTTTACTGATGGTAGGTTTGTTTGGTACTCGAACATACGAAAACCCTTCACCGCAGCCCGTTGGATCAGCTGGCCCTGCCAGTTGTAACAAACATTTCCCTTTCATAGCTTGTATATACGCTCGTGTCGTATTCCAAGGCGCAACTTTAACTTCGTCATCCATCTTTAATTGCATctcctcgtcgtcgtcatctTGTGGAGTAAATAGGAACTTCTCGCCGTAACCAGCATCCTTTAGCCTTTGCTCGGCAGCGATCATGCTAAAGTAAGCGCAACATTGTTCCGGGGATACCATCGCTCGGATCTCTTCTTCAGTTGGTAATCTAAAGTCAGGTTTTATAACCCACCAATTTGAATCCATGCCTGATATAAGAaagttcttttagaagaatattCGTTTTAATAAACGAAATATAATTATCATCTGCGTGTACatataaatgaatattatacccgtTCTTTTAAAATCAGCACATAGCTTCAAACGTTTCCTAATGCTACTTTCACTATGCGAAGGGAATGCTTTTTTAATGTCGTCCATTTTAATGCGACGTGGCGTATCGCGAGATTTCCAAAACAATCTGTATATAAACACTTGCAGAAAAtctctcacaaaattgttggctCTCTTTGAATTAGGTCCTGGTACTTCGTACAATGGACACTCTTGGCCAGCGACGAATAAAGCATCCATTTCTCTGATATAGTATTGCTGTCTGTACGAAGGAGAAAAACGATTAACTTATCCAACGTATAACCAGCCATATGAATTAAGCAACACCGTTACGCGATACCTTGTCCTGATAACTAAAAAGTCGGTCTCAGGAATTTTGTGTTCATAGATTGGCGCTCTGTACATATTGTTCTCAACTGCTTGTATACTTTGGCCAGGTGTAAGAATGCCGAGGAATGGACTAGTGTGCGCATACGCGGTTTCACCATACTTGTACTTTTGTGGCCCTTGATCTTTTCCTGCCTTCCTTTTGTAATAA contains these protein-coding regions:
- the LOC143431283 gene encoding uncharacterized protein LOC143431283 — encoded protein: MITDKELQAKMDHIQEMCPLSLRLQREQDKMLKNIINVTKNAAPEQVIVYKPDAIIGCTLKLLFYYNEALSQADNMCEWKRRRKLRLAKECYSCLLEMYIPEKSKEILKAVLDIIYEVKLWKFQTFCFEIMYILLEHGVSGSLIIHTIWDKIEEPHIDVNDARGIVRILYKLLDVYDWPDTYDTVLVIERILNLFYISITSTQAIADFVPYAMLKKGLEVCIINLVKHVHNDHLLLIIQYMCSWAIEQGTTDGTILEFGSTLEYAAFMHKVTLYEKTLTPKVFPLLMEMIASSSKIISLLGNRVIQYLLDRKDNKMNFDTPKIFFQDTQFGLKVGPCFKEDKLFCKLHREILHDSLLKSIINHSSSRMNLEAAYCTICLIAVEVPCGFTAAALVCFLMNLQDITLKQGKQQQQQQQQQPEISYHLHATVIAIMSLLCWIHKAKVFYDYVNKVMLERAQWAPHLNPPIQSQYNFAAHHIFWHKPDLFFIDWEARYGLWKCFRLHETEEDMQEL
- the Taf1 gene encoding TATA-box binding protein associated factor 1 isoform X3; protein product: MADSDEETDKDIMSGINMTGILFGNIDDNGQLEDDILDPEAKQHLASLNRLGLGSFIREMMTCEDMNDEKDDESSDRVHDESDTTDKRDINYVVKSPSALDFSDINELAEEEKEEGSKQDVLDGKSEKENADYDADDEEVVNKSDTQLMPPPSVPEEKETLTAEEAEAARQRKLETPLASMLPSKYANVDVTELFPDFRANKVLRFSRLFGPGKPSSLPQIWRGVKKRRKKKRHHDVRDSDSGSDQEEKKPKFKGWVMQYGPDPSPDMCRSDDESKLLMPVEDKEQVGKTGETGENGDMGPKVADWRFGPAQLWYDMLQVPETGDGFNYGFKIIDKLDEVNAKDSRDNREARDTSEEFSDDAFLMVSQLHWEDDVIWNGDDIKHKKLNSKNNAAGWVPSSGNRTAQAFSQPGKGAVPVASNVRLATSQITTPLHMQSQKNKMSMSKGNQQQNREENYDDTWYSIFPVENEELVYGLWEEEVIWDPENMRKIPKPKILTLDPNDENIVLGIPDDIDPALVPKDNPQPKVKIPHPHVKKSKLLLGKAGVINVLEEDTPPPPPKSPDRDPFNISNDTYYMPRSSETTLRLKVGGGNLIQHSTPVVELRVPFVQTHMGPLRLRNFHRPPLRRFSHGPLAHPGPHSVLPLIKHIKKKAKQREQERIASGGGDVFFMRTPEDLTGKDGELVLIEFSEEHPPLMNQVGMCSKVKNYYKRKAGKDQGPQKYKYGETAYAHTSPFLGILTPGQSIQAVENNMYRAPIYEHKIPETDFLVIRTRQQYYIREMDALFVAGQECPLYEVPGPNSKRANNFVRDFLQVFIYRLFWKSRDTPRRIKMDDIKKAFPSHSESSIRKRLKLCADFKRTGMDSNWWVIKPDFRLPTEEEIRAMVSPEQCCAYFSMIAAEQRLKDAGYGEKFLFTPQDDDDEEMQLKMDDEVKVAPWNTTRAYIQAMKGKCLLQLAGPADPTGCGEGFSYVRVPNKPTISKEEQEAQPKRTVTGTDADLRRLSLNNAKALLRKFGVPEEEIKKLSRWEVIDVVRTLSTEKAKAGEEGMTKFSRGNRFSIAEHQERYKEECQRIFDLQNRVLSSNEVLSTDEGESSEEDSSDIEEMGKNIENMLSNKKTSTQLSLEREEQQRHELRKMLMGEVQEQDKKTKEKKKDDEEDSPVNNFNSQQGRVLKIYRTFRNPEGKEYTRVELVRKPAVIDTYIKIRNSKDETFIKQFATLDEAQKEEMKREKRRIQEQLRRIKRNQERERMLGGPMSGNNASSSNIFDRSSTNTPTATTSNSILPFCNSYQSISPASKHLKPEVSPSKRKKPKLKPDLKLKCGACGNVGHMRTNKACPLYQNSITTASVNVAMTEEQEEEIEKQLNTDDQDLVNVDGTKVKLSSKLIKHAEEMKRRTLLLKVPKEAVSSKKRRRATGDDHCDYLKRQQRPANRRRTDPVVVMSTILESILNEMRDLPDVQPFLFPVNAKAVPDYHKIIQRPMDLQTIRENLRLKKYQSRGEFLADVNQIVENSTLYNGPKSSLTVAAKRMLETCVERLGEKEDRLMRLEKAINPLLDDDDQVALTYILDNVVNNKLKSMTEAWPFLKPVNKKLIKDYYNVIKRPMDLETISKKVSAQKYHNRHEFVRDIEQILENCTLYNGKESPFTQQAELLVKVCKETLDEYDEHLTQLENSIFLVQKRAMEQVDIDPSWLGPDEENYTIVEPEFRGSQTSSPENPFGKSHMDDFDFVDVEGDLEGDGSRSANSKKKDVLEEDLQFSSEDEFDEVPFGTDEQSENAEVDTLELNEVREGTEGTVVLADDDSQQAAEAMVQLGNVGFYMAEQQLLQQDESMDVDPNYDPSDFLLAGLPARDEKNENKIQDDLAVSESDDDAENNAKQKQKTPQQLSQPEEDVGGDLWF
- the Taf1 gene encoding TATA-box binding protein associated factor 1 isoform X2, with the translated sequence MADSDEETDKDIMSGINMTGILFGNIDDNGQLEDDILDPEAKQHLASLNRLGLGSFIREMMTCEDMNDEKDDESSDRVHDESDTTDKRDINYVVKSPSALDFSDINELAEEEKEEGKQDVLDGKSEKENADYDADDEEVVNKSDTQLMPPPSVPEEKETLTAEEAEAARQRKLETPLASMLPSKYANVDVTELFPDFRANKVLRFSRLFGPGKPSSLPQIWRGVKKRRKKKRHHDVRDSDSGSDQEEKKPKFKGWVMQYGPDPSPDMCRSDDESKLLMPVEDKEQVGKTGETGENGDMGPKVADWRFGPAQLWYDMLQVPETGDGFNYGFKIIDKLDEVNAKDSRDNREARDTSEEFSDDAFLMVSQLHWEDDVIWNGDDIKHKVLQKLNSKNNAAGWVPSSGNRTAQAFSQPGKGAVPVASNVRLATSQITTPLHMQSQKNKMSMSKGNQQQNREENYDDTWYSIFPVENEELVYGLWEEEVIWDPENMRKIPKPKILTLDPNDENIVLGIPDDIDPALVPKDNPQPKVKIPHPHVKKSKLLLGKAGVINVLEEDTPPPPPKSPDRDPFNISNDTYYMPRSSETTLRLKVGGGNLIQHSTPVVELRVPFVQTHMGPLRLRNFHRPPLRRFSHGPLAHPGPHSVLPLIKHIKKKAKQREQERIASGGGDVFFMRTPEDLTGKDGELVLIEFSEEHPPLMNQVGMCSKVKNYYKRKAGKDQGPQKYKYGETAYAHTSPFLGILTPGQSIQAVENNMYRAPIYEHKIPETDFLVIRTRQQYYIREMDALFVAGQECPLYEVPGPNSKRANNFVRDFLQVFIYRLFWKSRDTPRRIKMDDIKKAFPSHSESSIRKRLKLCADFKRTGMDSNWWVIKPDFRLPTEEEIRAMVSPEQCCAYFSMIAAEQRLKDAGYGEKFLFTPQDDDDEEMQLKMDDEVKVAPWNTTRAYIQAMKGKCLLQLAGPADPTGCGEGFSYVRVPNKPTISKEEQEAQPKRTVTGTDADLRRLSLNNAKALLRKFGVPEEEIKKLSRWEVIDVVRTLSTEKAKAGEEGMTKFSRGNRFSIAEHQERYKEECQRIFDLQNRVLSSNEVLSTDEGESSEEDSSDIEEMGKNIENMLSNKKTSTQLSLEREEQQRHELRKMLMGEVQEQDKKTKEKKKDDEEDSPVNNFNSQQGRVLKIYRTFRNPEGKEYTRVELVRKPAVIDTYIKIRNSKDETFIKQFATLDEAQKEEMKREKRRIQEQLRRIKRNQERERMLGGPMSGNNASSSNIFDRSSTNTPTATTSNSILPFCNSYQSISPASKHLKPEVSPSKRKKPKLKPDLKLKCGACGNVGHMRTNKACPLYQNSITTASVNVAMTEEQEEEIEKQLNTDDQDLVNVDGTKVKLSSKLIKHAEEMKRRTLLLKVPKEAVSSKKRRRATGDDHCDYLKRQQRPANRRRTDPVVVMSTILESILNEMRDLPDVQPFLFPVNAKAVPDYHKIIQRPMDLQTIRENLRLKKYQSRGEFLADVNQIVENSTLYNGPKSSLTVAAKRMLETCVERLGEKEDRLMRLEKAINPLLDDDDQVALTYILDNVVNNKLKSMTEAWPFLKPVNKKLIKDYYNVIKRPMDLETISKKVSAQKYHNRHEFVRDIEQILENCTLYNGKESPFTQQAELLVKVCKETLDEYDEHLTQLENSIFLVQKRAMEQVDIDPSWLGPDEENYTIVEPEFRGSQTSSPENPFGKSHMDDFDFVDVEGDLEGDGSRSANSKKKDVLEEDLQFSSEDEFDEVPFGTDEQSENAEVDTLELNEVREGTEGTVVLADDDSQQAAEAMVQLGNVGFYMAEQQLLQQDESMDVDPNYDPSDFLLAGLPARDEKNENKIQDDLAVSESDDDAENNAKQKQKTPQQLSQPEEDVGGDLWF
- the Taf1 gene encoding TATA-box binding protein associated factor 1 isoform X1; protein product: MADSDEETDKDIMSGINMTGILFGNIDDNGQLEDDILDPEAKQHLASLNRLGLGSFIREMMTCEDMNDEKDDESSDRVHDESDTTDKRDINYVVKSPSALDFSDINELAEEEKEEGSKQDVLDGKSEKENADYDADDEEVVNKSDTQLMPPPSVPEEKETLTAEEAEAARQRKLETPLASMLPSKYANVDVTELFPDFRANKVLRFSRLFGPGKPSSLPQIWRGVKKRRKKKRHHDVRDSDSGSDQEEKKPKFKGWVMQYGPDPSPDMCRSDDESKLLMPVEDKEQVGKTGETGENGDMGPKVADWRFGPAQLWYDMLQVPETGDGFNYGFKIIDKLDEVNAKDSRDNREARDTSEEFSDDAFLMVSQLHWEDDVIWNGDDIKHKVLQKLNSKNNAAGWVPSSGNRTAQAFSQPGKGAVPVASNVRLATSQITTPLHMQSQKNKMSMSKGNQQQNREENYDDTWYSIFPVENEELVYGLWEEEVIWDPENMRKIPKPKILTLDPNDENIVLGIPDDIDPALVPKDNPQPKVKIPHPHVKKSKLLLGKAGVINVLEEDTPPPPPKSPDRDPFNISNDTYYMPRSSETTLRLKVGGGNLIQHSTPVVELRVPFVQTHMGPLRLRNFHRPPLRRFSHGPLAHPGPHSVLPLIKHIKKKAKQREQERIASGGGDVFFMRTPEDLTGKDGELVLIEFSEEHPPLMNQVGMCSKVKNYYKRKAGKDQGPQKYKYGETAYAHTSPFLGILTPGQSIQAVENNMYRAPIYEHKIPETDFLVIRTRQQYYIREMDALFVAGQECPLYEVPGPNSKRANNFVRDFLQVFIYRLFWKSRDTPRRIKMDDIKKAFPSHSESSIRKRLKLCADFKRTGMDSNWWVIKPDFRLPTEEEIRAMVSPEQCCAYFSMIAAEQRLKDAGYGEKFLFTPQDDDDEEMQLKMDDEVKVAPWNTTRAYIQAMKGKCLLQLAGPADPTGCGEGFSYVRVPNKPTISKEEQEAQPKRTVTGTDADLRRLSLNNAKALLRKFGVPEEEIKKLSRWEVIDVVRTLSTEKAKAGEEGMTKFSRGNRFSIAEHQERYKEECQRIFDLQNRVLSSNEVLSTDEGESSEEDSSDIEEMGKNIENMLSNKKTSTQLSLEREEQQRHELRKMLMGEVQEQDKKTKEKKKDDEEDSPVNNFNSQQGRVLKIYRTFRNPEGKEYTRVELVRKPAVIDTYIKIRNSKDETFIKQFATLDEAQKEEMKREKRRIQEQLRRIKRNQERERMLGGPMSGNNASSSNIFDRSSTNTPTATTSNSILPFCNSYQSISPASKHLKPEVSPSKRKKPKLKPDLKLKCGACGNVGHMRTNKACPLYQNSITTASVNVAMTEEQEEEIEKQLNTDDQDLVNVDGTKVKLSSKLIKHAEEMKRRTLLLKVPKEAVSSKKRRRATGDDHCDYLKRQQRPANRRRTDPVVVMSTILESILNEMRDLPDVQPFLFPVNAKAVPDYHKIIQRPMDLQTIRENLRLKKYQSRGEFLADVNQIVENSTLYNGPKSSLTVAAKRMLETCVERLGEKEDRLMRLEKAINPLLDDDDQVALTYILDNVVNNKLKSMTEAWPFLKPVNKKLIKDYYNVIKRPMDLETISKKVSAQKYHNRHEFVRDIEQILENCTLYNGKESPFTQQAELLVKVCKETLDEYDEHLTQLENSIFLVQKRAMEQVDIDPSWLGPDEENYTIVEPEFRGSQTSSPENPFGKSHMDDFDFVDVEGDLEGDGSRSANSKKKDVLEEDLQFSSEDEFDEVPFGTDEQSENAEVDTLELNEVREGTEGTVVLADDDSQQAAEAMVQLGNVGFYMAEQQLLQQDESMDVDPNYDPSDFLLAGLPARDEKNENKIQDDLAVSESDDDAENNAKQKQKTPQQLSQPEEDVGGDLWF